In Crassostrea angulata isolate pt1a10 chromosome 4, ASM2561291v2, whole genome shotgun sequence, one genomic interval encodes:
- the LOC128180976 gene encoding uncharacterized protein LOC128180976, whose product METSSKAFVPIDGTLSREDELVSLFVRKIGILNTRTGRCTLRLSYRDPVALNWATSNDAGDYIVKKSNSDGVIATGSYSHMIARNSFKLADFKDVQNKSDRNNNQHQKPSEDFSLIQNGSTTVEEVSNGNPRKELDLEARAARQKQIEDFFTDPVDREMFPLNPPETQSTRTYRPIEIPTAEESISTMLGKFSAALWDKDFMREVYEYRRLPRPPARGLAPLSYEWLTLNTYSGLMQSIEQETPGDSQEKAGIVQTQDTETVDLSDQLQGSEEFDLCSRDQQKSEHRTSWFVRLFCCGATSSPKKVKQEKETKSKGFLSQVRRVFGRK is encoded by the exons ATGGAAACCTCAAGCAAG GCATTTGTTCCTATTGATGGAACATTAAGTCGAGAAGATGAGCTAGTATCCCTCTTTGTCAGAAAG atcGGAATCTTAAATACCAGAACTGGAAGATGTACATTACGACTCAGCTACAGAGATCCAGTTGCTCTCAACTGGGCCACATCAAACGATGCTGGAGACTACATAGTTAAG AAATCAAATAGTGATGGGGTGATAGCGACAGGAAGTTACAGTCATATGATTGCAAGAAACAGCTTTAAACTCGCCGATTTCAAGGATGTTCAAAAT AAATCTGACAGGAACAATAACCAGCATCAGAAACCGAGCGAGGACTTCTCTTTAATCCAGAATGGATCGACAACTGTAGAAGAG GTCAGTAATGGTAACCCAAGAAAGGAATTAGACTTGGAGGCCCGAGCGGCAAGACAAAAACAGATAGAGGACTTCTTTACTGATCCCGTt GACCGGGAGATGTTTCCATTAAACCCCCCTGAAACCCAATCAACTCGTACTTACCGACCTATAGAG aTACCAACAGCTGAAGAGAGTATTTCGACAATGTTGGGAAAATTCAGCGCAGCCTTGTG GGACAAAGACTTCATGCGGGAGGTTTATGAATATCGCCGTTTACCGAGGCCACCAGCCCGAGGACTGGCACCACTATCCTATGAATGGCTGACACTAAACACTTACTCTGGACTGATGCAATCCATAGAACAAGAGACTCCCGGGGACTCGCAG GAAAAAGCGGGTATCGTACAAACTCAGGATACTGAAACTGTAGATTTGAGTGATCAATTGCAAGGAAGTGAGGAATTTGATCTATGCTCTAGAGATCAGCAGAAG AGTGAACATCGAACATCTTGGTTTGTTCGACTATTTTGTTGTGGCGCCACCTCCAGTCCAAAGAAA GTCAAACAAGAAAAGGAAACGAAAAGCAAAGGATTCCTATCCCAAGTCAGAAGAGTTTTTGGGAGAAAATGA